TCTCCGTGAAACCTTCTTATGTCCCTGCTTACAAACTTTTCCTTCAATGAATGAATGAACTAACCAGACATGAAGTTTCTGCCCCCGAGTTCAAATGCACATCATGAACAGTAAATAGAAGCAAATAcctaaataaataaatcaaatctaATTTTTTTTCTGGCAACAAACATTATTGAATGTCGTACATATGTGCAATTTCCATGAACAAAAATAATTCCTAATGCTCCGAGAAAAAAACCAATGCTTAAAAAGACTATTTTTGACAATAATTTTGGAGCGCTGACTTTGTTACCTTTTCCCCGACCTTCATGAATGTGATTTCATCACTAAAATTTGCACGCGGACAGAAAACTAAGCAATGTTTATTGAAAACAAATCAGAATTTCTTGAGTTTTTTTATTAATATTTTTGGATTTTACAGTTTATGTAGGAGCATTTAGATTCGAACGACACTTTCGCCCATCAGTCCTTGTATGTGCGTCAGCATGGCAGACTCGCAGTCTCGCGCCAAAACCTCTGAGTGCTCATGCCGCGGACTAATTCAAAGCCCATCACTCCTTTTTTGACAGACAAATGCACGAGCAGCAGAacataaaatataaaatatacATGCCGGAATCATCACGCATGTGTTGCTCGCGAGATGATTTTTCTTGCGAACATTCACCTGCCTGTATATTTGACTGCACCCCCTGATAATTCACCACTCACCAGCAACCGGAAGCGCTCCACCATCGCCATGTCACAGATCACTGCCACTTTCATGGCCCTTGCCTTGTGCTTCGCCCCTGCAGTGGGTGCAGCGGCGACTCTCTCGGCGCGGCGTCCGCTACGGGGCAAGGACACGCTGGTCTCGGCACAGGGCAAGTTCGAGCGCGGTCTCTTCACCCCTGCTGGTAGCTCCGGCGACAGGTTCTACCTCGGGATCTGGTACAAGAACATCCCCGACCAGACCATCGTCTGGGTGGGCAACCGCGTGAGTCCCCTGTCTTCTCTCGCCTTCGCTGAGCTTCGTGTGTCCGCTGAAGACGGCAACCTCGAACTCGTCGGTCCAACCGGCGCCTCCGCCGCGCCGGTCGTTGTGTGGTCTTCAAACCTGCCGTCTCCCTTGTCGCCAGGCTCAAACAACACGGCGGAGATCCGCGACAACGGCAACCTGGTCCTTGTCGACGGCGGCAACTCCTCCAACGTGCTGTGGCAGAGCTTCGACCACCCGACGGACACGCAGGTGCCCGAAGCGTGGGTCGGGGAAAACAAGCTCACCGGCGAGTACCAGGTGCTGACGTCGTGGCGGAACGCCCAAGACCCCGCACCGGGGATGTTCAGCGACACAGTGGACCCCAACGGCACCAGCGAGATCTTCTTCATGTGGAACCGGTCCCGTGTGTACATGCGGACCGGCGTCTGGAACGGGCGCGTCTTCGCGAGGATGCCAGAGGCGACGAAAAACACCATCTACAACACGACATATGTCGAGACCCCGGCGTACCGGCGCGTCATCAACGAGCTCTACGACAATGCAACCATAACGCGCATCGTGCATgatctcaccggccagttgaaaatGTACATCTGGATGCCCACGAGCCAGAACTGGCAAATCTTGTGGACTGGTCCCATGTTGCAGTGCGCCGTGTACGCGCTTTGCGGCGCGTTCGGCGTTTGCGATCAGGGAGGCAAGCTGCCTTGCCATTGTCCACCCGGGTTTGCTCCAGTGTCGGAGGCAGACTGGATGCTCAGCGATTGGAGCAGTGGTTGCCGCCGGCGCTCGCCGCTCACTTGCGCGCACAACGGATCGACGACGGACGGGTTCCTGACACTGCCAGACGTGAAGCTCCCCGATGACTCGCTCGCCGTGGGCGCTGCCCAGAGCAAAGTAGAGTGTGAATCAGCTTGCCTAAAGAGCTGCTCTTGCCAAGCCTACACCTTCTCTATCGGGGAGTGCACTGTCTGGCACGAAGAGCTCGGCAACCTTCAGCAGCTCTACATGGACTCCGACAACCCCGGGTCAGACCTGCACCTCCGGCTTTCAGAAAGAGGATTGCAAGATTTCCGTAGTGTAGACAAGAAGAAAATGGGAAGAAAGTTATGGCTTGTCCTTGGCATCATATTGGCTGGTGTTGCAGCAGTGGGCGCGTTGGTTATACTAGCATGGAGGATTGTTCTTGCCCGGAGGAGGAGACTGGTCAGTATGGCAAATGAGAATGTATTCTCCTTGGCCGTGTACAGCTACGGCGACCTCCGTGCCGCCACCAAGAACTTCTCGGAGCGTCTGGGCCGCGGAAGCTTCGGCTCGGTGTACCGCGGGGTCCTGAAGCAGCATAAGGGAGACAATTCAATTAGAGTCCAAGTAGCAGTGAAGAAGCTTGAAAGTTTTGGGCGGCAGGGTGACAAGCAGTTCCGGACGGAGGTGAGCACGTTGGGCTGCATCCAGCATGTAAACCTTGTCCGGCTCCTCGGGTTCTACTCATCGGGTGATGAGAAGATGCTCGTCTACGAGTACATGCCCAGAGGCTCCCTCGACGGCCTCCTCTTCCGTGACGACACGTGCCTGAGCTGGTGCGACCGGTACTGCATCATGCTCGGCGTCGCGAGAGGGCTGGCCTACCTGCACCACGGCTGCCGCGAGTGCATCATACACTGCGACGTCAAGCCGGAAAACATCCTGCTGGACGAGGACATGTCCCCGAAGATCGCCGACTTTGGGATGGCGAAGCTGATGGGGAGGGACTTCAGCCGCGCGCTGACGACGATGCGGGGCACCGTCGGGTACCTCGCGCCAGAGTGGATCTCTGGGCAGTCAATCAGCATCAAGGCAGACGTGTACAGCTTCGGCATGGTGCTCTTCGAGCTCATCTCAGGACGACGTAACTCCAATGGGTACAGCGAGGTGGAGGTGGCAGGGACTGGTGGGAGCGAGTCCTTGACCTTCTTCCCAGTGTGGGCCGCTGGAAAGGTTTTGGAAGGCGAGGTCGGCGCCGTGGCTGACCCGCGGCTGCGCGGCGAGGTGATGTCGGAGGAGCTGGAGCGGGCGTGTAGAGTGGCGTGCTGGTGCATCCAAGACGAGGAGGAGCAGCGCCCGACCATGGCGCAGGTCGTGCAGGCGCTGGAAGGTGCGGTTCACATCCAAGTGCCGCCGGTGCCACGAACCCTGCAGCACCTTGTCACCCTCACGTAGTTCTCACGCCGCGGGAACCTTTTGACTAACGAAATGGTTTTTGAACAAGATTGTACGGG
This portion of the Triticum dicoccoides isolate Atlit2015 ecotype Zavitan chromosome 7A, WEW_v2.0, whole genome shotgun sequence genome encodes:
- the LOC119333825 gene encoding G-type lectin S-receptor-like serine/threonine-protein kinase At2g19130; translation: MSQITATFMALALCFAPAVGAAATLSARRPLRGKDTLVSAQGKFERGLFTPAGSSGDRFYLGIWYKNIPDQTIVWVGNRVSPLSSLAFAELRVSAEDGNLELVGPTGASAAPVVVWSSNLPSPLSPGSNNTAEIRDNGNLVLVDGGNSSNVLWQSFDHPTDTQVPEAWVGENKLTGEYQVLTSWRNAQDPAPGMFSDTVDPNGTSEIFFMWNRSRVYMRTGVWNGRVFARMPEATKNTIYNTTYVETPAYRRVINELYDNATITRIVHDLTGQLKMYIWMPTSQNWQILWTGPMLQCAVYALCGAFGVCDQGGKLPCHCPPGFAPVSEADWMLSDWSSGCRRRSPLTCAHNGSTTDGFLTLPDVKLPDDSLAVGAAQSKVECESACLKSCSCQAYTFSIGECTVWHEELGNLQQLYMDSDNPGSDLHLRLSERGLQDFRSVDKKKMGRKLWLVLGIILAGVAAVGALVILAWRIVLARRRRLVSMANENVFSLAVYSYGDLRAATKNFSERLGRGSFGSVYRGVLKQHKGDNSIRVQVAVKKLESFGRQGDKQFRTEVSTLGCIQHVNLVRLLGFYSSGDEKMLVYEYMPRGSLDGLLFRDDTCLSWCDRYCIMLGVARGLAYLHHGCRECIIHCDVKPENILLDEDMSPKIADFGMAKLMGRDFSRALTTMRGTVGYLAPEWISGQSISIKADVYSFGMVLFELISGRRNSNGYSEVEVAGTGGSESLTFFPVWAAGKVLEGEVGAVADPRLRGEVMSEELERACRVACWCIQDEEEQRPTMAQVVQALEGAVHIQVPPVPRTLQHLVTLT